From Gottschalkiaceae bacterium SANA:
GCTTCGTGGTAGTTTGGAAAAGAAACCGATTCAAATGCTGTCCCAGCAGATTGGAAAAAGGCCTGCAGTAATTGAGTCTGCGTTTCTTTTCCTGCACCATCACTTCCCTCGATGACGATTAAATTTCCCATTGTCTTCACTCCTATTCAACCCTACAAGTCATCTGACTCCAACACCTCTTCAAAGTAAGTGAGAAAAGTCAAAATTTCTTGGGTAAATTCTTCAATTGAAAACGCATTGCTTTCCTCTCCATGATACCAGATTGGCGGCAATAAAAAAATCTCTTTAAAGGGTTTCTTCCACTCATTTAATACCCCCAAACGTTCCGCGTAAGGCAAGCCATAGTAAAATAGGTCCGGTGCCTGCTGAATCATAACCAAAAGCTCCTCTTTCTGCACACCTTGTAAAAACTTTTTATAGCCCTGATATTTTCTCAAACGAACAAGGCCAAAAAGACTCCGTTTTTCCGAGTGCTTGATTAAAAAGTTAATTAAGCCCGCAGATGCAAGAGCCATAAAGAATCCCATTCCCCGGTCCAAATAAATAGAAAAAATCGCCAATAGGCCCAGACCGACGACGCCGATCATCCTTTTTTTTACACTCGCTTCGATCTCAACCCATCGAATCGCTATGGCTTCAACAAGGGTGAAACAAACAGCCACTACGAGGCCAGTCCATCCCCAATGATTGCCTAGGGCCACGCGGATCCAAAAAAACAGAATGGGTAAACTCGCTAAAATGCTTAATGCGATGATATCTTTGGTTTGATGGATTTTGTAAAATGCCTGATTCCCCGAACCATATTGAAGCATCAAATGTGCTTTTATCTCATCAAGATGTCGTGGAAATCGGCCACGTAAGTTTTCAATACGAAGGCTGCTTCCATCCCCATATTCATCAAATAAAAGATGGAAAAACCGGTTCTCATAGGCTGGCATATCCATCGGCGGTTTTCGCTTCAAAATCAAAGTCGCACCTTTTTCGCCATTACCCAGTGGATATTTCGGATAGATATGGATCCACCCCCGATTCGCCCATTCGATCAACATGATGCTGAGATCCCTAGTTTCCACATGATTGGAAAGCAAATAACCAATCTCCGAAGGCGAAGCGTTCCAGGGTGGCTCTTTTCGAATGACTCCCTCTTTTAATTTTTCTTTCAACCAAACCCACCAACCGAAAGCCATTAAAAATATGCCAATCGTGATACTGTAAGCCCAAGACTTTGTATCTTCATAAAAATTCCTGATCAAAATCGCATCGGAAAAAGTCCCTTCCGGCAATTGAATACTCATCGTCAGCACTTCACCCGGTACCAGAAAATATTTGGACCTTCCAAAAACCTGATTGTTCTTCATCGTTAACTGTATGGGATCCCTTCCAGAAACCTCCCCAATTGTAGAATGAATGGTAACCATCTCAGAGGGAACTTGAACCGGCAACTCAATAGAAATATGTACGTGATTGATATAGGTATGCCAATCCGGTGCAATCACTGATAAGGTTAACAAATCCCGATCAGGATCATCATCTTGACTCCCCCGCAGTACATACTGTAAATCAAGCTTTTCCAAGCCCGAAAAATCGCCGCTTTCTTTTTTGATTCTTAAAACAACTTGATCTCGTTTATAAACAGGCTCAATCTCGAGCCCTTGACCTTGAATCTGATCAATTTCAAAATATTGGTCATCCACTCTCAAAGGAATCGTTCTTGTTATATCACCATTTTCCTTATAAAACATCATTTGAACTTGCTCAGTGACTTGAATGCAATGCTCGCGGTCCACAAGGGCACGAATCGCAATTGACTCTACTTCATAGGTATCCGAATCGGCATAAACCGGAACAGGTCCAAAAACAAAAATTAATAGAGTCATTAAAATTGTTATATAGTTGAATTTATTGTTCCAAAATGACATACGAATTCCTCCTTACTCATGGAATTCTTACCCATTTTATTCACAAACAATGGGAATTTTACCATTTTCTCCATATATCTTCCCATTTTCATCCTTTATTCTTCTCAAATAATGCATAATCTCTTCTGTCATGCGTTCACCGGCAAGAATTGCCGGTATTCCCGGTGGATAAGGCGTCAAATTTTCAGCGATAATTTTGCCGACACTTTCCTCCATGACAATCCAGGTACGCTTTGCACGCCTTGCTTCAAGGGTTGTCATCACCCGCTCGGGAATGCCTTGGTCTTCTATTGAAATTGGTCGCTCCATTTGGTGCCGCTTCTTCTCTGGAAGAGACGCCAAAACCTCGATCAAAGCGGTCCAAGCCAATCGTTCCTGGTAGGGAGCACCCATCAAAAGCACATGCTTCCCCTGTTGCCACTCGGGTTCAAGACCTCCAGCCCGCAAGGCTTCATAGAGTTCAGGACCAGAAAACCCACGACCTAAAGCTGAAATTACAAACTTATAGGGATCCTGTTTCTTACCTTCAACAAGTTCAATCCCCGGCAAAGTTCGAATTTTCTTTCGACAGGCCTCAAGGACCAAGAGCTCTTTCGGATCATGCTGTTGGCTCATCCAGGCAATCGCTTCTTCCATACCTAAAAGCAGGAGGTAGGAAGGGGAGCTGGTTTGGGTGCGCCGCAAAGCTTCCCGAATCCACGCTCTTGGCACGACGTCACTTGCTCGATGCAGCAGTGCGGTTTGTGTGGGCGCTGGCAACATTTTGTGGGCGCTTTGCACCACAAGATCTGCACTCATTTCCACAGCCGATGGCGGCAGGGTCGGGAAAAATGAAAAATGCGCCCCATGGGCTTCATCGACAATGCTAATTACCCCATACTCCCGGCAAATCGCTATCAAAGATGGAAGGTCCCAACAGACGCCTTCATAGGTCGGATATATAAAGACCGCAGCCACAGGTTTTTTTTCTTCGATCACCTTTTCAAAGGCCACCGGATCCACCCCTGCCGCCAATCCATTCTGTTCTTGAACCGGCATCAGATAAATCGGTTCCGCACCCGCAAACTCAATCCCATAGTGAATAGATTGATGGGCGTTTCTGGGCACAACAACACGATCCCCTGCTTTCAAAACAGCTAGTAGCGCAGCCTCAAGCCCTCCCGTTGCCCCATTGACCAAATAATAGGTATCCGTCGCCCCAAAAATTTGTGCAGCGCAGATTTGACTTTCCCGCAAGATCCCCGATGGGTTTTGCAGATCATCTGTCTCCGGGATCTCTGTGAAATCCCATTGCAAGGGAAGGAGGAAATCTTGCCTGCCCTTGTGCCCGGGCATATGAAAGCGCATTCGATTTTTCTCAATCACATGGGTGAGCCCCTCTTTTAATGGCCTTTTCATCACTTTGCTCTCCCTGGCAACATCCGTGCCATAACCCGTTCCAACCGAGGGCTATTTTGCAAAATCAATCTTTTTTTACTTTCTCCCACCCGATAATCCAAGGCGTAATGGCTTGCTTTTTTCCATTTCCGAACCAATCGCCGCGGGTGTCGAACAGGCGATTCTCCCGTTTCGTGAATTGGCCCGTAATAGATAATATCCTCAAATTTAACTTGAATGATCGTTGCTCGCCGGCGTTTCCCCCAGCACTTATCCACCTGAAAACACTCTTCCAAAACAATATATTGAAAATAAGATGCCATCTCCCTGATAATCAAAAGAAAGGCTACAATTCCAAAAATAAAGAAGCCCATTCCCCCCAACAAATGATATGAATCCGGCAATCGATTTGAAAGAGGAATCGCCAAATTTACCCCAATCAATAAAATCACCGTCCAGTTGATCAAATGAGTGGTTGGCATAAAAACCTGCTCTTCCAAGATTTTAAAATTTTGATCAGACACAAGGCACCTCTTCTCGCTCGTAAACAGAAGCGCCTGTTGCGTCAACTGCAACAACCACAGGAAAATCCTTTACCTCAAGGGCATGAATGGCTTCAGGGCCCAAATCCGGGTAGGCAATAACCTCCGCGGAAATAATCGCCTGTGCCGCCAAGGCACCCGCACCTCCCAAGGCTGCAAAATACACAGCACCATGCGCTTGAATAGCTTGACGAACTAGGGGCGAACGCCTTCCTTTTCCAATCATGCCAAGCAACCCCTCTTCCAGCAATCGCGGTGTGTAGTCGTCCATGCGATAACTGGTGGTAGGACCAGCTGATCCAATAATCTGTCCCGGACGTGCAGGACTCGGTCCCACATAAAAAATAGTAATCCCATCTAAAGCAATCGGCAGATCCTCTCCCCGTTCAAGGGTTTCCACCAAGCGTCGATGAGCAGCATCCCGCCCTGTAAACATGGGGCCGTTCAAATATACCTTCTCCCCAACCTCAAGGGTTTGAATAACATCCTTGGTCAAGGGCAATTGAATTCGTTTCATAGTTGCCTCCTAAATCACACGCTCGCGATGGCGAGCAACATGGCAATTGATGTTTACACAAACGGGCAATCCCGCAATATGGGTAGGGAACAAGGCCGCATGTACCGCCAAAGCCGTCGTTTTTCCCCCAAAACCCTGGGGGCCGATATCAAGAGCTTCAATCCGTTTCATCAAGTCTTCTTCCAACCCACGCGCTTCTTCTTCCACGGCCGGCTCACCAATGTTTCGAAGCAGTTGTTCCTTGGCAATCAGGCAGGCCTTTTCCATGGTCCCACCCACTCCAACTCCGATCACCAAGGGCGGGCAGGCGTTAGGCCCGGCCATCTTCACCGTATCTACAATAAATTCAAGAACACCTTGACGACCGTCTGATGGCTTCAGCATACCAAGTCTCCCCATATTTTCGCTTCCAAATCCTTTGGGAGCAAAACGAAGACGAATTTGATTGCCTTCAACAACACGGTAATGAATCACCGCCGGGGTATTGTCTTTTGTATTGACCCGGGTAATCGGGCTTTTTACCACCGATTTCCGCAGATATCCTTTTTCATATCCTCGCCGAACCCCTTCGTGAATGGCCTCTTCCAGACTGCCTCCCTTCAGGGCGACCTCCTGTCCCAGATCGACAAAGACCACTGCCATGCCCGTATCCTGACAAATTGGCACCTCAAGTTCCGATGCAACCCGCTCATTCTTGATCAAGTCTTCCAACACCTCTTTTGCTAAAGAATTGGTTTCCGATTCAAGAGCATTTTTCATGGCATCCTGCACATCTTCCGTCAAGGCAAGATTTGCTTCCATGCACATGGCTTCAACGGCCTCTTGTACCTTGGCTACGTTTATTTCTCGCATTTTTTGCCTCCTTTGGCTGGTCTTTATTGGGATAGTCCTTCCACATCTCTTCCTGGATCTCTTTTTTCATTCGTTTATGGTCGCGAATCCGTTTCTTTCGCCGTTTCTGATCTTCCGTATAGGTCTTTTGCTGGCGGATGACATCCTCGCATAAAGAAAAAAAGAGCGCAAGAAAACCAATGCCTATGACTACCAAGAAAAAAATATACGCCACCTGCAACATCTTCCTCACCTTCCTAATATGATTCTATTTAATCACAATCGCCATGGGAAAACAATAAATGGAAAAGGCATGCGAAATTCCGCATGCCTACATTTCTCTTCGATTCTCCAAAGCCTTGGATAAAGTCACCTCATCGGCGAATTCTAAATCACCGCCGACAGGGATCCCATGGGCAATTCGTGTGGTTTTTACACCCAAGGGCTTTAACAACCTACCCAAATACATGGCTGTTGCTTCCCCTTCCACGGTTGGATTTGTCGCTAAAATAACTTCTTCCACCGGCTCTAGACCGATCCGTTTTAAAAGCTCTTGAATACGAATCTCATCGGGTCCAATTCCCTCCATAGGAGAGATATGTCCATGAAGAACATGATACTTCCCCCGATATTCCCGCATCCGTTCCAGAGCCAGAACATCTCGCGGTTGTTCCACAACCAGAATCTTAGACTCATCCCGCTTACTATCCGAGCAAATCGAACAAGGAGACTGCTCTGTCAAATTCATGCAAATATCGCAATACCGTATCGTTTCCTTGGCATGAACAATCGCTTTGGCCAATC
This genomic window contains:
- the recR gene encoding recombination protein RecR encodes the protein MSGIPQAIGELIQEFSRLPGIGKKTAQRLAYYVLDMEQEEALGLAKAIVHAKETIRYCDICMNLTEQSPCSICSDSKRDESKILVVEQPRDVLALERMREYRGKYHVLHGHISPMEGIGPDEIRIQELLKRIGLEPVEEVILATNPTVEGEATAMYLGRLLKPLGVKTTRIAHGIPVGGDLEFADEVTLSKALENRREM
- a CDS encoding Fe-S-containing hydro-lyase; this encodes MKRIQLPLTKDVIQTLEVGEKVYLNGPMFTGRDAAHRRLVETLERGEDLPIALDGITIFYVGPSPARPGQIIGSAGPTTSYRMDDYTPRLLEEGLLGMIGKGRRSPLVRQAIQAHGAVYFAALGGAGALAAQAIISAEVIAYPDLGPEAIHALEVKDFPVVVAVDATGASVYEREEVPCV
- a CDS encoding fumarate hydratase; this translates as MREINVAKVQEAVEAMCMEANLALTEDVQDAMKNALESETNSLAKEVLEDLIKNERVASELEVPICQDTGMAVVFVDLGQEVALKGGSLEEAIHEGVRRGYEKGYLRKSVVKSPITRVNTKDNTPAVIHYRVVEGNQIRLRFAPKGFGSENMGRLGMLKPSDGRQGVLEFIVDTVKMAGPNACPPLVIGVGVGGTMEKACLIAKEQLLRNIGEPAVEEEARGLEEDLMKRIEALDIGPQGFGGKTTALAVHAALFPTHIAGLPVCVNINCHVARHRERVI